The sequence below is a genomic window from Lolium perenne isolate Kyuss_39 chromosome 4, Kyuss_2.0, whole genome shotgun sequence.
aagatgcggcttaagaagcccgatctctcgcagcctcagccctcgctccctgagtacttcggcacctacgccgaggacgtcgagaactactgcgagatggtgaggcatcgtcacccggaggtggatgaccccatgagcgcggaggtcgacgaggagtcgttggtcctgtcgtccggagggttgccgcatggccgtctcgccatgctgaacaaggccgtcaagcataccctcaccacgaccttcacgcgtctcaaggcgggactcaccaaggacagcccccctctcccgcctcgtcgccgggctcggcaacaacccgcatacgacgtaagtttccctcatttccatcctctttccgactttcgttcatacattgctaagtgctaacgagacatgaatttgtgaaattgtagcctgacttcgaggcggcctacgtggccgctcatcaagaatatcaggtggccttcaaccagcaccagcagcagttcatggagtacatggcatatatacatgtaagttccaacctttgttttcgcaaatgatgacaagtcccactttcccctagtttgatgcttcatttctgcaaagactgacatgtaaactatcttgcaggcgtcgatggtggccaatcaaactggacagacagtggatttagggccgatgcctccctttccggggccggcgccaaacatgccatcgaaggaaaatttcgctgcggagtactatgggagaacaacgataagttcttcgccaaaccgaatactacggctttcctttgcctcgcaaattgctaacatctcgggaacatgtgtgtagggaacgggatgttccggaaaccagggtggtgggagggacatgacaccggttcatcatggtggtccttctcccggtgctacacccggtacttctcccggtacttctcccggtacttctcccggtccttctcccggtggttcttccgcagcttctaccggaaggaatcggcccgggccggtgtttagcggcgacgagctcctctagTAGTCCCATGTATCTTATGCACACTATGGCACCATGCATGTATGCACACTATGGCACTATGTATGCATCCTATGtcactatgacactatgtatgcaacctatggcactatgacactatgtatgcacttgatgttatatgtatttgcacttcatgcctatgaatttcatgtgaattatatGTGCTTGTGTATCCTGCCAAATCTGGAAAACGCGCGAAACAGCAAAAAACGAAAAAAATGTACCAAATGGTACCCTCTACGCCGACGGGTTCCCTCTCGGGGTAGCTCCCAGGTTCCCCCAGGGCGCGCCACGCGTCCAGAAATGGACCAAATGGTCGCCTCTACGCCGACGGTACGGCCCTCGGGGTAGCGTCCGTCGCCCAGGgacgcccaggccgcgccacgcATCCACGTACGCCGACGGTGAGGCGCTCGGCGTATCAGCGCCAGGATCGACCAGGCGGCGCCACGCGTCCTTGTACGCCGACGGTGCGGCCCTCGGCGTATAGAGCGCCAGGGTCGACCAGGCGGCGCCACGCGTCCTCGTACGCCGACGGTGCGGCCCTCGGCGTATCGAGCGCCAAGGTCGACCAGGCCACGCCACGCGTCCCCGTACGCCGACGGTGCGGCGCTCGGCGTAGCTGTAACGGCCGTCAGCCTGACGGTGCCGGTTAGcccgctacgccgagggccagtacGCCGACGGGTGGGACCAGCCGTCGGCCCTCTCCGTCTACGCCGACGGGCggcgctacgccgagggccacgtgTGCTCTGCCGAGGCCAACCTTCCCCGAGGAGCTACACCGAGGGCCCCCGTCGGCGTAGCGTATGCCGAGGGCGAGGCGGTGATACGCTGAGGGCTGGAGGCCGTCGGCATCTTGGCAGATTCCTGTAGTGGATCAGTGTGGTGTGTGTGCTTCCAAAGGCGAGCCAAACTGTGGGATTTGCTTAGCAAGAAACTAGGCATGGGACAACGAATCGCTGGACGGTAATATGGTCTACACATTTAATTAGTATCTGTAGTTCCGGAAATATACTTCTGATCACATGTACATATGTTCCCTTTACTAACTCGATttgaaaatacaaataaaaattcaaaaaatattttgCATGTACATATACTTTCAATTAGCATTTTTTTTGTCGAGCTTGTTAAACTTAATTTTGACTAAACCTAAAAATCGAAAAAAATAAAAATGGAGGGAGTACCGTTGCATGTGCGACTtgaacggtagtaccgctcggccCGCTTAGCCTGTCCAACTAAACTTGAACCTTACACTTCACTGCGCAGAACCATGAGGAGCAGTACTACAGGGATAATTAACGCTAATACCGGCTATTGCAAATTTCTTTGCAAAATTTGGTAATACCGTGCCACCGCCGGCCTGGTAGGGCTCGGGATACAGAGGTGTGAAGGGGTCGAAAGGCACTAACCCGATAGCCAGTGAGGCCGATACTGCCGCTCCTGGAAGGGGGGCGGTACTACCACCTAAACTACCAGGTCTAGTAAATACCAGTGATGTTCCTAGCGGTACTATAGTTCGTGACAACTGTACTATTGTCCATCATGGAACACAACAAATTTCGAATCCAAACTCCGAATAATATGAAATCAAGTTTGTCGGAAATATAATTCTCTCGAAAATCTTAAGTACAAGTAAGGGATATTTCCATAAATTTGGATGTGAATAACCTCTCATA
It includes:
- the LOC139830262 gene encoding uncharacterized protein produces the protein MTVEDYMSPQPSLPEYFGTYAEDVENYCEMVRHRHPEVDDPMSAEVDEESLVLSSGGLPHGRLAMLNKAVKHTLTTTFTRLKAGLTKDSPPLPPRRRARQQPAYDPDFEAAYVAAHQEYQVAFNQHQQQFMEYMAYIHASMVANQTGQTVDLGPMPPFPGPAPNMPSKENFAAEYYGRTTITRYAEGQYADGWDQPSALSVYADGRRYAEGHVCSAEANLPRGATPRAPVGVAYAEGEAVIR